One stretch of Pradoshia sp. D12 DNA includes these proteins:
- a CDS encoding nicotinate-nucleotide adenylyltransferase, protein MKKIGILGGTFDPPHIGHLIIANEVREQLDLDEVRFMPNNVPPHKTKTSTSNQERLDMLTLAIGSNPCFTIDTIEWERNGPSYTIDTIKLLKERDTNSEIYFIIGADMIEYLPKWKQIDELSELVRFTGVKRPGYSTETSYPVTLVDIPEIAVSSSWIREKISNGKTIKYLVPDAVKIYIEENQLYGSTKSIGNR, encoded by the coding sequence ATGAAAAAAATTGGTATTTTAGGCGGAACATTCGATCCCCCTCATATCGGTCATTTAATTATTGCAAATGAGGTTAGGGAGCAATTAGATTTGGATGAGGTACGTTTTATGCCTAATAATGTGCCCCCGCATAAAACCAAAACTTCAACGTCTAATCAAGAGCGCTTGGATATGCTTACATTAGCAATCGGTAGTAATCCATGTTTTACGATTGATACAATAGAATGGGAAAGAAATGGGCCATCATATACGATAGATACCATTAAACTCCTGAAAGAACGGGATACAAACTCAGAAATTTATTTCATTATCGGTGCTGATATGATTGAATATTTACCGAAGTGGAAACAAATAGATGAATTGAGTGAATTAGTCCGCTTTACAGGTGTTAAACGCCCTGGTTACAGTACTGAGACATCCTATCCTGTCACATTGGTGGATATTCCGGAAATCGCTGTTTCCTCTTCGTGGATTCGTGAAAAAATAAGCAATGGGAAGACAATCAAATATTTGGTTCCTGATGCGGTAAAGATATATATTGAGGAGAATCAGTTATATGGATCAACAAAAAGCATTGGAAATCGTTAG
- the yhbY gene encoding ribosome assembly RNA-binding protein YhbY yields the protein MLKGKQKRFLRSKAHSLQPIFQVGKGGVNENMIKQIGEALEVRELIKVSILQNCEEDRDTVAEQLSKGARAELVQVIGNTIVLYKESRENKQIILPS from the coding sequence ATGTTAAAAGGTAAACAAAAAAGATTTTTGCGTTCGAAGGCACATTCCCTTCAACCGATATTCCAGGTTGGAAAAGGCGGAGTGAATGAAAATATGATTAAACAAATTGGTGAGGCTCTTGAAGTTCGTGAGCTTATCAAGGTCAGCATCTTGCAAAACTGCGAAGAGGACCGTGATACGGTGGCTGAACAGCTTTCAAAAGGTGCACGTGCGGAATTGGTTCAAGTCATTGGTAATACGATTGTTTTATATAAAGAATCAAGAGAAAACAAACAAATTATTCTTCCATCATAA
- the aroE gene encoding shikimate dehydrogenase, producing the protein MKKLFGVLGNPIEHSMSPLIHNDAFDKYSVDGVYLPFYVEDNELQQAVEGMKALGAGGFNVTVPFKSRIIPYIDVLDEFANEVGAVNTVVIKDGLLYGYNTDGPGFIKGLLTITDRIDGQNVLIIGAGGAARGIYFALAKTGVAKIDLANRTHISAEQLLADYHGNINSRAISLKEAESSLGQYDIIIQTTSVGLADVHASPLSLTELNQNAVVCDIIYNPLETKILKEAKDRGNKVQNGVDMFVNQGALAFELWTGVMPDTERMKQLVLQQLGGS; encoded by the coding sequence ATGAAGAAGCTGTTCGGGGTATTAGGGAATCCAATTGAGCATTCAATGTCTCCGCTTATTCATAATGACGCATTTGATAAATATTCTGTAGATGGAGTATATTTGCCGTTTTATGTTGAGGATAATGAGCTACAACAGGCAGTCGAGGGAATGAAAGCTTTGGGGGCCGGCGGATTTAATGTAACGGTACCTTTTAAAAGTCGCATTATTCCTTATATCGATGTCTTAGACGAATTTGCAAATGAAGTTGGTGCTGTTAACACTGTTGTCATAAAGGATGGACTGTTATATGGGTACAATACGGATGGTCCTGGGTTTATTAAAGGACTGCTGACTATAACCGATCGTATAGATGGTCAGAATGTCTTGATTATTGGTGCAGGCGGTGCGGCAAGAGGAATTTATTTTGCACTGGCTAAAACAGGTGTAGCAAAAATCGATCTCGCCAATCGGACTCATATTTCAGCAGAACAGTTGCTGGCAGATTATCATGGGAATATAAATTCGAGAGCAATTAGCCTGAAAGAAGCAGAGAGCTCTCTCGGCCAATATGATATTATTATTCAGACAACCTCGGTTGGGTTAGCAGACGTACATGCATCACCACTTTCTCTGACAGAACTAAATCAAAATGCGGTTGTGTGTGATATTATTTATAACCCTCTTGAAACCAAAATTTTAAAAGAGGCAAAAGACCGTGGTAATAAGGTTCAAAACGGTGTGGATATGTTTGTAAACCAGGGAGCACTGGCTTTCGAGTTATGGACAGGTGTTATGCCGGATACAGAAAGAATGAAACAATTAGTTTTACAACAATTAGGAGGATCATAA
- the yqeH gene encoding ribosome biogenesis GTPase YqeH yields MGGLDLEKEQISCVGCGVTIQTEHPEKIGYAPSSSLQKEQIICQRCFRLKHYNEVQDVSLTDDDFLKILNGIGSKDALIVKLVDIFDFNGSWLPGIQRFVGHNPVVLIGNKSDLLPKSVKPNKLITWMKHMSVELGLHPVDIMLVSGAKGHGIEEAMERIEELREGRDVYVVGCTNVGKSTFINRIIKQGSGEENVITTSYFPGTTLDIIEIPLDDERALIDTPGIINHHQMAHFVGKEDLKVITPKKEIKPRVFQLNAGQTLFFGGLARFDFIQGERNSFTCYLSNELNIHRTKLEKADELYKTHVGELLVPPHPSELDDFPPLVAHQFSIKEGKTDIVFSGLGWVTINKPGAVISAHVPKGVQVTIRKSLI; encoded by the coding sequence ATGGGAGGACTAGACTTGGAAAAAGAACAAATTAGCTGTGTGGGATGCGGTGTGACTATTCAAACGGAGCATCCTGAAAAAATAGGATATGCACCATCTTCCTCACTTCAAAAAGAACAAATCATTTGCCAAAGATGTTTCCGACTTAAACACTATAATGAGGTACAAGATGTATCCCTAACTGATGACGACTTTTTAAAAATTCTGAATGGAATTGGAAGTAAGGATGCTTTAATCGTCAAATTAGTGGATATCTTTGATTTTAATGGAAGCTGGCTGCCGGGAATTCAACGATTTGTCGGCCATAATCCAGTTGTTTTAATCGGTAATAAGAGTGATTTATTACCGAAATCAGTCAAGCCTAATAAGCTGATTACCTGGATGAAGCACATGTCGGTTGAACTTGGCTTACATCCTGTTGATATTATGCTTGTCAGCGGTGCTAAAGGACATGGAATTGAAGAAGCAATGGAGCGTATAGAGGAATTGCGTGAGGGACGTGATGTATATGTCGTGGGCTGTACAAACGTCGGTAAATCCACTTTTATCAACCGTATTATTAAACAGGGCAGTGGTGAAGAAAATGTGATTACGACTTCATACTTCCCAGGAACAACTCTGGATATTATCGAAATTCCACTGGATGATGAAAGAGCGTTAATAGACACGCCTGGAATCATTAATCACCATCAAATGGCTCACTTTGTGGGTAAAGAAGATTTAAAAGTGATTACTCCAAAGAAAGAGATTAAACCAAGAGTTTTTCAATTGAATGCTGGCCAAACTCTCTTTTTCGGTGGCTTGGCTCGATTTGACTTTATTCAGGGTGAACGGAATTCATTTACTTGTTATTTGTCCAATGAGTTAAATATCCACCGGACGAAATTAGAAAAAGCAGACGAGCTGTACAAAACACATGTAGGCGAATTATTGGTACCGCCGCATCCTTCTGAATTAGATGATTTTCCACCGCTAGTAGCTCACCAATTCTCTATAAAAGAAGGGAAGACAGACATCGTATTTTCTGGCCTGGGCTGGGTAACGATTAACAAGCCGGGAGCAGTGATTTCCGCACATGTTCCTAAAGGAGTGCAAGTGACGATCCGTAAATCATTGATTTAA
- a CDS encoding YqeG family HAD IIIA-type phosphatase, with protein sequence MDSGEKELIEVYRVIKAFLPSKHVKSIYEIKPQELKDNGIKGIITDLDNTLVEWDRPLATPELIAWFEMMKQHGIKVTIVSNNSELRVKSFADPLQIPFIFRAKKPMGAAFRRAVEIMGIKREEAVVIGDQLLTDVLGGNRNGFQTILVVPVAQTDGWTTKINRKIERRILTWFRKKGQITWED encoded by the coding sequence ATGGATAGCGGTGAAAAAGAATTAATAGAGGTGTATAGAGTGATAAAAGCATTTTTACCTTCCAAGCATGTTAAAAGTATTTATGAAATCAAACCTCAGGAATTAAAAGATAATGGTATAAAGGGGATTATTACAGACCTTGATAATACCCTTGTGGAATGGGATCGTCCTCTTGCCACGCCAGAACTGATTGCTTGGTTTGAAATGATGAAGCAACATGGTATTAAAGTGACAATTGTGTCCAATAACAGTGAACTACGTGTAAAGTCCTTTGCTGATCCACTTCAAATCCCCTTTATTTTTAGAGCGAAAAAACCTATGGGAGCTGCATTCAGAAGAGCTGTAGAGATTATGGGTATTAAAAGAGAAGAAGCAGTCGTGATCGGTGACCAGCTTTTAACCGATGTGTTGGGCGGCAATCGTAACGGGTTTCAAACAATCCTTGTCGTTCCTGTTGCTCAAACAGATGGCTGGACAACTAAAATAAATCGTAAAATTGAACGCAGAATATTAACATGGTTCCGTAAAAAAGGACAGATAACATGGGAGGACTAG
- a CDS encoding sporulation histidine kinase inhibitor Sda, with product MQKLPDDLLIESYYKARHLNLSQEFIRLIEREIDRRSLSYKIF from the coding sequence ATGCAAAAACTACCAGATGATCTTTTAATTGAATCATATTACAAAGCCAGGCATTTAAACTTAAGCCAAGAATTTATCCGTCTAATTGAAAGAGAAATTGACAGGAGATCCTTATCTTATAAAATATTTTAA
- a CDS encoding phosphatidylserine decarboxylase, with protein sequence MKEKVYQLLIELTNGRWTSSLLRKFANSKASRRIIPSFAKQYKINLTEMDRPIQEYTSLHDFFTRALINGAREINHEEGTVVSPVDAVLEDSGPIHEDSSFQVKGKVYSVEEMLGNTKDTEKYLGGRYMVLYLSPSHYHRIHSPVEGLVTRKSTLGRKSYPVNKWGMTLGKYPLSKNYREITEIQHAGGFLSVVKVGAMFVNSIERTHSGDTLHKGEEIGYFSFGSTVVLLFEKETFTPYITGALPQPVHVGETIGYIK encoded by the coding sequence GTGAAGGAAAAGGTATATCAATTATTAATCGAATTAACCAATGGCAGATGGACTTCTTCCCTTTTAAGAAAATTTGCAAACTCTAAAGCAAGCAGGCGGATAATCCCATCTTTTGCAAAGCAATACAAAATTAATTTGACTGAGATGGATCGTCCCATTCAGGAATACACATCCCTGCATGACTTTTTTACAAGGGCTTTAATAAATGGAGCGCGCGAAATTAATCATGAGGAGGGGACTGTTGTCAGTCCTGTAGATGCCGTATTGGAGGATAGTGGGCCCATCCATGAAGATTCTTCTTTCCAGGTGAAAGGGAAGGTATATTCAGTTGAGGAAATGCTTGGGAACACAAAAGATACAGAAAAATATCTAGGCGGCAGATATATGGTACTATATTTAAGTCCAAGCCATTATCATCGTATTCACTCTCCAGTTGAGGGATTGGTTACACGGAAAAGTACTCTTGGACGAAAGTCATATCCAGTCAACAAGTGGGGGATGACATTAGGTAAATACCCTCTATCAAAAAATTACCGTGAAATCACAGAAATCCAGCATGCCGGAGGATTTCTATCTGTTGTAAAGGTTGGTGCCATGTTTGTTAATTCAATAGAGAGAACACATTCGGGGGATACTCTACATAAAGGGGAAGAAATCGGGTATTTTTCTTTCGGTTCAACCGTGGTTCTATTATTTGAGAAGGAAACCTTTACTCCATACATAACAGGTGCTTTGCCGCAACCAGTACATGTCGGTGAGACAATAGGGTATATAAAATAA
- a CDS encoding MMPL family transporter: MHESKPQHNSSYFYRFGCKVIQYYKVILLVWGLLFLGGIMLIPSFFNHLSPPQLNVKGSQSELTQKLMEHNFADDMGEQNFLVFHSNQWKVNEQKFYEPVDNVLAEIQKIEGVTVVANPMENPLLEGENQVSKDLHTCYALLFIEGNKGRVLETIDVLSEYLDAQKGGLELYLTGATPTIKDLTHMEKRDLTFAEKLGMPFVLVVLLFAFGSLTAALIPIMLGGMAVVLTFACLSLSGYQDFDIIVPSVVTMIGLGIGIDYSLFLIIRYREELQQNDSHQAIAIAIATSGKSIFLSGLTVMISLIGLPLVHAKLFLNLTVGTFAVLFILLLLTLTFLPSLLCLLGHRLNSFSIPYKKKTNQRKYLYRWTKHIMKYSLPYLIGSLLILAALTAPLLQMHLGIGLNQDALKDYPSGRGNTLLEDKFVSGLYSPVLLVKKASGSRFSMEELKEISTVGDILKTFDEVQMVSSITELTDNLLGDDDTYNEVAELIKLPELKEYTSFLINDDFNVAPVMITLKYAPDSTEAKTFVSKLNERFEKQVNEGSLYIGGLTAQVNDLHEETAKKTPIVIVVVLMISYCFLVIAFKSIFIPIKAILLNIICVTAACGMTVLVFQFGWGEEYLQFTSPGFIQSYLPVLTFAILFGLSMDYEVFLVGRIKEEWESSHDNEESIARGIESTGPFITQAALIMIIVFISFILTRVLEIKQLGFTLAIAVLLDATIIRLILVPILLKMMGKWNWWFPRMKRRFKLK; the protein is encoded by the coding sequence ATGCACGAATCTAAACCCCAACATAATTCTTCTTATTTTTACCGTTTTGGCTGTAAGGTCATTCAATATTATAAAGTTATCCTGCTAGTTTGGGGATTACTGTTTCTTGGCGGAATAATGCTAATACCATCTTTTTTTAACCATCTTTCACCACCGCAATTAAATGTAAAAGGTTCACAATCAGAACTAACTCAAAAATTAATGGAGCATAACTTTGCAGATGATATGGGTGAACAAAATTTTCTTGTTTTTCATTCGAATCAATGGAAAGTAAATGAACAAAAATTTTACGAACCGGTAGATAATGTTCTGGCTGAAATCCAAAAGATAGAAGGGGTAACTGTAGTTGCAAATCCGATGGAGAACCCTCTGCTGGAGGGGGAGAATCAAGTTTCAAAGGATTTGCACACTTGTTACGCGTTACTTTTTATTGAAGGGAATAAAGGTCGGGTTTTAGAAACGATTGATGTACTTAGTGAATATTTGGATGCGCAGAAGGGTGGGCTTGAACTATATTTGACAGGGGCCACTCCGACAATAAAGGATTTGACCCATATGGAAAAGCGGGATCTTACCTTTGCGGAAAAATTGGGCATGCCTTTTGTTCTTGTGGTTCTTTTATTTGCATTTGGTTCTCTTACAGCGGCTTTAATCCCGATTATGTTAGGAGGAATGGCGGTAGTTCTTACCTTTGCATGTTTAAGTCTTTCGGGATATCAGGATTTTGACATTATTGTACCAAGTGTAGTGACGATGATTGGACTGGGAATAGGAATTGATTATTCTTTATTTTTGATTATTAGATATAGGGAGGAACTTCAACAAAATGATTCTCATCAGGCAATCGCCATAGCCATTGCCACAAGCGGAAAGTCTATATTTTTATCTGGGTTGACGGTTATGATTTCATTAATCGGACTCCCTCTTGTTCATGCAAAATTATTTCTTAATTTAACAGTGGGCACATTTGCTGTTTTATTTATATTATTGTTGCTGACACTTACCTTTTTACCTTCATTATTATGTTTGCTTGGACATCGTCTGAACAGTTTTTCCATACCATATAAAAAGAAGACTAATCAGAGAAAATATCTGTATCGATGGACAAAGCATATCATGAAGTACTCACTTCCTTATTTAATTGGGAGTTTGCTTATTCTAGCAGCATTGACCGCTCCATTATTGCAGATGCATTTGGGAATAGGGCTTAATCAAGATGCCTTAAAGGATTATCCATCTGGAAGAGGAAATACGCTTTTAGAGGATAAGTTTGTGTCCGGTCTATACTCACCGGTTCTCCTGGTAAAGAAGGCTTCAGGTAGTCGGTTCAGTATGGAAGAGCTTAAGGAAATTTCGACTGTTGGAGATATCCTCAAAACCTTTGATGAGGTCCAAATGGTTTCATCCATTACAGAATTGACTGACAATCTTTTAGGTGATGATGATACATACAATGAGGTAGCAGAATTAATAAAACTACCTGAACTTAAGGAATATACCAGTTTTTTGATTAATGACGATTTTAATGTAGCCCCTGTAATGATTACGTTGAAATATGCCCCAGATTCTACTGAAGCAAAAACTTTTGTCTCTAAGCTAAATGAGCGGTTTGAGAAACAGGTGAATGAAGGGAGCCTTTATATTGGAGGGCTTACAGCTCAAGTGAATGATTTGCATGAAGAAACAGCAAAAAAAACACCCATCGTCATTGTGGTTGTTTTAATGATTTCCTATTGTTTCTTGGTAATTGCTTTTAAGAGCATTTTTATTCCAATAAAAGCAATTCTATTAAATATTATTTGTGTAACAGCAGCATGCGGAATGACAGTCTTAGTCTTTCAATTTGGATGGGGAGAAGAGTATCTTCAATTTACTTCTCCAGGATTTATACAGTCTTATTTGCCTGTATTAACCTTCGCAATTTTGTTCGGACTTTCTATGGACTATGAGGTATTTTTAGTCGGAAGGATTAAAGAAGAATGGGAATCATCCCACGATAATGAAGAATCAATAGCAAGGGGAATCGAATCTACAGGTCCTTTTATTACCCAGGCTGCCTTAATTATGATCATTGTTTTTATTTCATTTATCCTGACACGCGTATTAGAAATTAAACAGCTGGGCTTTACTTTAGCGATTGCTGTTTTATTGGATGCGACGATTATTAGGTTAATCCTTGTTCCAATCCTCTTGAAAATGATGGGAAAATGGAATTGGTGGTTTCCGAGGATGAAGAGACGATTTAAATTGAAATGA
- the sigK gene encoding RNA polymerase sporulation sigma factor SigK gives MAGVLATFGYFIKELVFLVSYVKNNAFPQPLSAKEERECIERMAEGDAEARNLLIEHNLRLVAHIVKKFENTGEDTEDLISIGTIGLIKGIESYSSGKGTKLATYAARCIENEILMHLRVIKKTKKDVSLHDPIGQDKEGNEISLLDILKSESEDVIDTIQLNMELEKVKKYIDVLEDREKEVIVGRFGLDLKKEKTQREIAKELGISRSYVSRIEKRALMKMFHEFYRAEKEKRKKK, from the coding sequence TTGGCAGGAGTTTTAGCAACGTTTGGCTATTTTATTAAAGAATTGGTTTTTCTCGTCTCCTATGTTAAAAACAATGCATTTCCTCAACCATTATCAGCAAAGGAAGAAAGGGAATGTATTGAAAGAATGGCGGAAGGAGATGCGGAAGCAAGGAATTTATTAATTGAACATAACCTAAGGCTTGTAGCTCACATTGTAAAGAAGTTTGAAAATACTGGGGAAGATACTGAGGATCTCATTTCAATCGGAACGATTGGCTTAATCAAGGGAATCGAATCTTATTCCTCAGGTAAAGGCACGAAACTTGCTACATACGCGGCCCGCTGTATAGAAAATGAAATTTTGATGCATCTAAGAGTGATAAAAAAAACAAAAAAAGATGTTTCGTTGCATGACCCGATTGGCCAGGATAAAGAGGGAAATGAAATTTCATTGCTTGATATATTGAAGTCTGAGTCTGAGGATGTAATTGACACAATTCAGCTTAATATGGAACTTGAAAAAGTGAAGAAGTATATTGATGTGCTTGAGGACCGTGAAAAGGAGGTTATTGTTGGCAGGTTTGGCCTAGATCTAAAAAAGGAAAAGACACAAAGAGAGATAGCGAAAGAACTGGGTATATCTCGCAGCTATGTTTCAAGAATTGAAAAGAGAGCATTAATGAAAATGTTCCATGAATTTTATCGAGCAGAGAAAGAAAAAAGGAAGAAAAAATAG
- a CDS encoding YrzI family small protein yields the protein MTFNMILFTVTIKSNKLGRSEYVSIRQAENEILDRKTTIINKFY from the coding sequence ATGACCTTTAATATGATTCTGTTCACGGTTACAATCAAGTCAAATAAATTGGGCAGGTCTGAATACGTTTCAATACGTCAGGCGGAAAATGAAATACTTGATCGAAAAACAACTATAATTAATAAATTCTATTAA
- a CDS encoding amino acid ABC transporter ATP-binding/permease protein → MISSGKNLIQLMKILKPLIPHMMLTILLGTLGYLAVSAISLIGGMAFLDVMGLKDFGNGRLLLIMIITAGIMRAVFRLCEQYMTHYIAFRLLATIRFHIFRSLGKLGNRQLMSFQKGELMNVITKDVEMLEVFYAHTVAPVCISFITGIVYLAIFWSFHPFYAVAALFSYLLISYVVPKSVYRSGQEAGEAYRVQFGMQSQYILDRLKGLKELYIFGQEQQTINQIDEYSEELNNSTLSLKKHEGLLKALTDGALYLSVFIQIGISIYLYGIGKVDAGTGLLAMLLLYSSFGPALALSQLSSSLVHTFSSAKRVLGIMNITPEVNEGGSRELVHIGNIKYKDVQFEYEKGKHLYKNVNFEWRIGEIIGIRGDNGTGKSTLISLLLRDIPVTKGTILLNGVPAEEYDADSYRNHFSMVDAHTIVFSDTLRRNLTMYKKYKDEEIWDACEKAGLYQFIKSLPEGLDTHLQEFGENLSSGQLQRLALARLFLDDASVFILDEPTTNLDALNESSILQAIKAHAGDKLVILISHHPEVLAMADRIFEVSNGQINEMECQHCKNA, encoded by the coding sequence ATGATTAGCAGCGGAAAGAATTTGATTCAATTAATGAAAATATTAAAGCCGCTTATTCCACATATGATGCTGACAATCCTTCTTGGTACATTAGGTTATTTGGCGGTTTCAGCCATAAGTCTTATAGGAGGGATGGCTTTCTTGGATGTAATGGGCCTTAAGGACTTTGGAAATGGAAGACTGTTGCTGATTATGATTATTACAGCAGGTATAATGCGTGCTGTTTTTCGTCTGTGCGAGCAATATATGACCCATTACATTGCATTTAGGCTTCTGGCTACTATCCGGTTTCATATCTTTAGATCCCTTGGAAAGCTTGGGAATAGGCAATTAATGAGCTTTCAAAAAGGGGAGCTTATGAATGTTATTACTAAGGATGTAGAAATGCTTGAAGTGTTTTATGCGCACACAGTAGCTCCTGTTTGTATTAGCTTTATCACAGGAATTGTTTATCTGGCGATTTTTTGGTCTTTTCATCCATTTTATGCTGTTGCAGCGTTGTTCTCATATTTGTTAATAAGCTATGTTGTTCCGAAAAGTGTGTACAGAAGCGGACAAGAAGCAGGAGAAGCTTATCGTGTTCAATTTGGCATGCAAAGTCAATATATCCTTGATCGATTAAAAGGGTTGAAGGAACTGTACATTTTTGGACAGGAGCAACAGACAATTAATCAAATTGACGAATATAGTGAGGAATTAAATAATTCTACTTTGTCCCTTAAGAAACATGAAGGTCTACTCAAGGCATTGACGGATGGGGCATTATACCTTTCAGTGTTTATACAAATTGGTATATCTATTTATTTATACGGAATTGGTAAAGTGGATGCAGGTACAGGGCTTTTAGCTATGCTGCTGCTTTATTCTTCCTTTGGTCCTGCACTAGCTTTATCGCAGCTTAGCTCGAGCCTTGTTCATACATTTTCCAGTGCTAAACGTGTCTTAGGAATCATGAATATTACTCCTGAGGTAAATGAGGGAGGCAGTCGTGAACTCGTCCATATTGGTAATATTAAATATAAAGATGTTCAATTTGAGTATGAAAAAGGCAAACATTTATATAAAAACGTTAATTTTGAATGGAGAATAGGAGAAATTATTGGCATCAGGGGAGATAATGGTACGGGGAAATCAACATTGATTTCATTACTGCTGCGGGATATTCCAGTTACGAAAGGTACCATACTATTAAATGGAGTGCCAGCCGAGGAGTATGATGCCGATTCTTACCGGAATCATTTCAGTATGGTTGATGCTCATACAATTGTATTTTCGGATACATTGCGCCGGAATCTGACGATGTATAAAAAATATAAGGATGAAGAAATTTGGGATGCTTGTGAGAAAGCAGGATTGTATCAATTTATAAAAAGTCTTCCAGAAGGATTGGATACACATCTTCAAGAATTCGGTGAAAATCTTTCAAGTGGACAGCTCCAACGATTAGCGTTGGCCAGATTATTCCTGGATGATGCCTCGGTTTTCATCCTGGATGAACCTACGACCAATCTTGATGCGTTGAATGAATCCTCCATTCTTCAGGCCATTAAAGCCCATGCGGGAGATAAACTTGTTATTCTCATCAGCCATCATCCGGAGGTACTGGCTATGGCAGACCGTATTTTTGAAGTGAGCAATGGACAAATAAACGAAATGGAATGCCAGCATTGTAAGAATGCGTAA